The following proteins are encoded in a genomic region of Musa acuminata AAA Group cultivar baxijiao chromosome BXJ2-11, Cavendish_Baxijiao_AAA, whole genome shotgun sequence:
- the LOC103971812 gene encoding extracellular glycosidase CRH11, whose protein sequence is MTLTMLGSGYHIRSIKCLLNNSRSPSKNVGKYQDILLISRCYSPKIPESVSRSRGKHYESWKWLGNVNGSLTAKQHPVRKLMGGKSLDTVKKKATTRNSSTSTITESSSSRKPLHNSSVLQANAATETSLSSCVMSKYQNLRPNSSFRGPRKTCDVKRVTSQVAGKVSSVAHISGKSSAGSSCSPGSIVQNVNTTKIQKNGMCKEKKKASGTVIRAHETRIKDVTQRVHHQNKAGDAKLVCQDSESKALGPAAPRKPLSQLNKSRPQKTGVVTIQRNFSLLGIKRILQCPIYVK, encoded by the exons ATGACAT TGACGATGCTTGGTTCCGGGTATCACATCC GATCCATCAAATGTCTTCTCAACAACTCAAGAAGTCCTTCAAAAAACGTTGGCAAATATCAAGATATTTTGCTGATTTCTCGATGCTACTCTCCGAAGATTCCTGAGTCTGTCTCACGATCTAGAGGCAAGCATTACGAGAGCTGGAAATGGTTAGGAAATGTGAATGGTTCTTTAACTGCTAAACAACATCCTGTTAG GAAGTTAATGGGTGGGAAAAGTTTGGATACAGTAAAGAAGAAGGCTACTACTCGGAATAGCTCAACGAGCACGATCACAGAAAGTTCATCTTCCAGGAAACCGTTACATAACTCAAGTGTTCTCCAGGCCAATGCTGCAACTGAAACAAGCTTGTCGAGCTGTGTCATGTCCAAGTACCAAAATTTGAGGCCAAATTCAAGCTTTCGAGGTCCCAGGAAGACTTGTGATGTGAAGAGAGTAACTTCTCAGGTTGCTGGCAAAGTTTCTAGTGTGGCTCACATTTCAG GAAAATCGAGTGCAGGTTCCTCTTGCAGCCCTGGAAGCATAGTCCAGAATGTCAACACTACTAAAATACAGAAAAATGGAATGTGCAAGGAAAAGAAGAAGGCATCAGGAACTGTCATAAGGGCACATGAAACACGAATTAAGGATGTAACTCAACGTGTGCACCATCAAAATAAAGCAGGTGATGCTAAATTGGTCTGCCAAGATTCAGAATCCAAG GCTTTAGGTCCTGCCGCACCCAGGAAGCCTTTAAGTCAGCTCAATAAATCAAGACCACAAAAGACTGGAGTTGTCACAATTCAAAGAAACTTCTCTCTGTTAGGAATAAAGAGAATACTGCAGTGTCCCATATATGTGAAGTGA
- the LOC103971810 gene encoding transcription factor bHLH103-like isoform X1 gives MSDHQLRPGSSGSWWSAASLATPVPEVADLGGSFRWTTAADMDVFEAQLISNPQVSAPATVGFGLSSPSLEWSQPFFSSSSNGGREDTSWGFHGLLQEEVISRPCVQRHSGIEDSTWSPLKTMNPSFMHDHRHHHVLSSNASCELPSSTLLPGLLEPDSRLQRSFHDHREQLQRSASARSPQFSNETCFWNPSAGDGSNLIVKTTAGVIRSSSSTMEKRNGSEPALKKARTETPSPLPTFKVRKEKLGDRITALQQLVSPFGKTDTASVLQEAIEYIKFLHDQVRVLSAPYLKNGHQMQQVKSLDSSKDSGEQNQDLRSRGLCLVPMSSTFAVANEIPADLWTPPFIGTFR, from the exons ATGTCGGATCATCAGCTCCGACCAGGCAGTTCTGGAAGCTGGTGGAGCGCCGCAAGCCTCGCCACGCCCGTCCCCGAGGTGGCTGACCTCGGTGGGAGCTTCAGATGGACGACCGCCGCTGACATGGACGTGTTCGAGGCCCAGTTGATCTCGAACCCCCAAGTCTCGGCTCCGGCGACGGTGGGTTTCGGCCTCTCGTCCCCTTCCCTCGAGTGGAGCCAGCCTTTCTT cagcagcagcagcaatggtGGGAGAGAGGACACCAGCTGGGGCTTCCATGGCTTGCTCCAAGAGGAGGTCATCTCACGGCCATGCGTTCAGCGACACTCCGGGATCGAGGATTCTACTTGGAGTCCATTGAAGACCATGAACCCAAGCTTCATGCatgaccaccgccaccaccacgtcTTGAGCTCAAACGCGTCCTGCGAGCTACCTTCGTCGACGCTGTTACCAGGACTTCTCGAACCCGACAGCAGACTGCAAAGATCGTTTCACGACCATCGCGAACAGCTGCAGAGATCGGCATCCGCTCGATCGCCGCAGTTCTCCAACGAGACTTGCTTCTGGAATCCGTCCGCGGGCGACGGAAGTAATCTCATCGTCAAG ACGACTGCCGGAGTTATTAGGAGCTCGAGCTCAACCATGGAGAAGAGAAACGGCAGCGAGCCAGCACTCAAGAAGGCAAGGACAGAGACACCATCGCCATTGCCAACTTTTAAG GTCAGGAAGGAGAAGCTAGGCGACAGAATCACTGCACTTCAACAACTGGTCTCGCCATTTGGAAAG ACCGATACTGCTTCGGTGCTGCAAGAGGCCATCGAATACATCAAGTTCCTCCACGATCAAGTCCGC GTTCTGAGTGCGCCGTATCTGAAGAATGGCCATCAAATGCAGCAAGTGAAG AGCCTGGACTCATCGAAGGATTCTGGAGAACAGAATCAAGACCTCAGAAGCCGAGGGCTGTGCCTCGTTCCCATGTCGAGCACATTTGCTGTAGCTAACGAGATCCCTGCTGATCTCTGGACCCCTCCCTTCATAGGAACCTTTAGGTAG
- the LOC103971810 gene encoding transcription factor bHLH103-like isoform X2: MSDHQLRPGSSGSWWSAASLATPVPEVADLGGSFRWTTAADMDVFEAQLISNPQVSAPATVGFGLSSPSLEWSQPFFSSSNGGREDTSWGFHGLLQEEVISRPCVQRHSGIEDSTWSPLKTMNPSFMHDHRHHHVLSSNASCELPSSTLLPGLLEPDSRLQRSFHDHREQLQRSASARSPQFSNETCFWNPSAGDGSNLIVKTTAGVIRSSSSTMEKRNGSEPALKKARTETPSPLPTFKVRKEKLGDRITALQQLVSPFGKTDTASVLQEAIEYIKFLHDQVRVLSAPYLKNGHQMQQVKSLDSSKDSGEQNQDLRSRGLCLVPMSSTFAVANEIPADLWTPPFIGTFR; the protein is encoded by the exons ATGTCGGATCATCAGCTCCGACCAGGCAGTTCTGGAAGCTGGTGGAGCGCCGCAAGCCTCGCCACGCCCGTCCCCGAGGTGGCTGACCTCGGTGGGAGCTTCAGATGGACGACCGCCGCTGACATGGACGTGTTCGAGGCCCAGTTGATCTCGAACCCCCAAGTCTCGGCTCCGGCGACGGTGGGTTTCGGCCTCTCGTCCCCTTCCCTCGAGTGGAGCCAGCCTTTCTT cagcagcagcaatggtGGGAGAGAGGACACCAGCTGGGGCTTCCATGGCTTGCTCCAAGAGGAGGTCATCTCACGGCCATGCGTTCAGCGACACTCCGGGATCGAGGATTCTACTTGGAGTCCATTGAAGACCATGAACCCAAGCTTCATGCatgaccaccgccaccaccacgtcTTGAGCTCAAACGCGTCCTGCGAGCTACCTTCGTCGACGCTGTTACCAGGACTTCTCGAACCCGACAGCAGACTGCAAAGATCGTTTCACGACCATCGCGAACAGCTGCAGAGATCGGCATCCGCTCGATCGCCGCAGTTCTCCAACGAGACTTGCTTCTGGAATCCGTCCGCGGGCGACGGAAGTAATCTCATCGTCAAG ACGACTGCCGGAGTTATTAGGAGCTCGAGCTCAACCATGGAGAAGAGAAACGGCAGCGAGCCAGCACTCAAGAAGGCAAGGACAGAGACACCATCGCCATTGCCAACTTTTAAG GTCAGGAAGGAGAAGCTAGGCGACAGAATCACTGCACTTCAACAACTGGTCTCGCCATTTGGAAAG ACCGATACTGCTTCGGTGCTGCAAGAGGCCATCGAATACATCAAGTTCCTCCACGATCAAGTCCGC GTTCTGAGTGCGCCGTATCTGAAGAATGGCCATCAAATGCAGCAAGTGAAG AGCCTGGACTCATCGAAGGATTCTGGAGAACAGAATCAAGACCTCAGAAGCCGAGGGCTGTGCCTCGTTCCCATGTCGAGCACATTTGCTGTAGCTAACGAGATCCCTGCTGATCTCTGGACCCCTCCCTTCATAGGAACCTTTAGGTAG